From the genome of Lagopus muta isolate bLagMut1 chromosome 22, bLagMut1 primary, whole genome shotgun sequence, one region includes:
- the PAFAH1B2 gene encoding platelet-activating factor acetylhydrolase IB subunit alpha2 gives MELRGELLSPNRMSCGDSNPAAVPHAAEDTQGDDRWMSQHNRFVLDCKDKEPDVLFVGDSMVQLLQQYEIWRELFSPLHALNFGIGGDTTGHVLWRLKNGELENIKPKVIVVWVGTNNYENTAEEVAGGIEAIVRLINTQQPQAKVIVLGLLPRGEKPNPLRQKNAKVNHLLKASLPKLPNVQLLDVDAGFVHSDGTISYHDMFDFLHLTGGAYAKICKPLHELIMQLLEETPEEKRAALA, from the exons ATGGAGCTGCGGGGGGAGCTGCTGTCGCC GAATAGAATGAGCTGTGGAGACTCGAATCCTGCAGCAGTGCCGCATGCTGCTGAGGATACTCAGGGAGATGACAGATGGATGTCACAG cACAATAGATTTGTTTTGGACTGCAAAGACAAGGAACCTGATGTGCTCTTCGTGGGTGATTCCATGGTGCAGTTGCTACAGCAATATGAG ATCTGGCGAGAGCTCTTCTCACCACTTCATGCATTGAATTTTGGGATTGGTGGAGACACCACTGGACACGTTCTGTGGAGACTGAAGAATGGTGAACTGGAGAACATTAAACCGAAG GTCATTGTTGTTTGGGTTGGAACAAATAATTAcgaaaacacagcagaagaagtGGCAGGAGGGATTGAGGCCATCGTGCGCCTGATAAATACCCAGCAGCCACAGGCCAAAGTTATTGTGCTG GGCCTGCTACCTCGTGGAGAGAAGCCAAACCCTCTGCGGCAGAAGAATGCCAAGGTGAACCATCTGCTAAAAGCCTCACTCCCCAAACTACCCAATGTGCAGCTCCTGGATGTAGATGCTGGCTTCGTGCACTCGGATGGCACCATCTCATACCACGATATGTTTGATTTCCTGCACCTGACAGGAGGGGCCTATGCAAAGATCTGCAAACCCCTCCACGAACTGATCATGCAGCTACTGGAGGAGACCCCTGAGGAGAAGCGAGCTGCCCTGGCCTGA